In the Marinomonas algicola genome, one interval contains:
- the pstA gene encoding phosphate ABC transporter permease PstA has protein sequence MKKTSVSGWVKSGEPWVWLNAGAVAISVIMVIGLLLLIAVRGLGHFWPADIVEGRYALPGNEPYKIVAERVESVDVPSAQLVEAGINVDESIQIMQRTLMKVGNRDVYGADFRWVIDNYMEDTVRPEMLFAAERREWGNMYGYLLAVKENGNVVASTEDKTPTDSSLATWDIMQERIERALVIHDDIYQVEKHDIGKINHGLERLRLKERGYVLEGTLTPERQADLEAERAMFDAEYKVLQQKLIDLYAQINRDTVLVEAMDGTVIEQSVAKIVRAYRPNSMGIIEKLAFYGSKLWEFLSDDPREANTEGGVFPAIFGTVMMVLLMTVLVTPFGVVAAVYLREYASQGVLTRVIRIAVNNLAGVPSIVYGVFGLGFFIYFMGSSIDQAFFPEALPSPTFGTGGLMWASITLALLTVPVVIVATEEGLSRIPRNVREGSLALGATKAETLWRVVLPMASPAIMTGVILAVARAAGEVAPLMLVGVVKLAPSLPLDGNYPFIHLDQKFMHLGFHIYDVGFQSPNVEAARPLVYATALLLVIVIALLNFSAVTIRNHLREKYKSLEM, from the coding sequence ATGAAGAAAACATCCGTATCGGGTTGGGTTAAGTCAGGTGAACCATGGGTATGGCTTAACGCTGGCGCAGTAGCAATCTCTGTCATTATGGTCATTGGGTTATTATTACTCATTGCCGTTCGAGGTCTGGGTCATTTTTGGCCCGCTGATATTGTTGAAGGGCGTTATGCACTACCAGGTAACGAGCCTTATAAAATCGTTGCAGAGCGTGTTGAAAGCGTTGATGTACCATCAGCACAGTTAGTAGAAGCGGGCATTAACGTTGATGAATCTATCCAGATTATGCAACGTACCTTAATGAAAGTAGGTAACCGTGATGTCTATGGTGCTGATTTTCGTTGGGTTATTGATAACTATATGGAAGACACTGTTCGTCCAGAAATGTTGTTTGCCGCTGAGCGTCGTGAGTGGGGTAACATGTATGGCTACTTATTGGCGGTAAAAGAAAATGGTAACGTCGTTGCTTCTACCGAAGATAAGACGCCAACCGATTCGTCCTTAGCGACATGGGATATCATGCAAGAGCGCATCGAACGTGCGTTAGTGATACATGACGATATTTACCAAGTAGAGAAACATGATATTGGTAAAATAAATCATGGCTTGGAACGCCTTCGCCTCAAAGAGCGAGGCTATGTGCTGGAAGGTACATTAACGCCTGAACGCCAAGCGGATCTTGAAGCCGAAAGAGCGATGTTTGATGCTGAATACAAAGTTTTGCAACAAAAGCTAATCGACTTATACGCTCAAATTAACCGTGATACGGTTTTAGTCGAAGCAATGGATGGTACGGTAATTGAGCAAAGTGTCGCTAAGATTGTTCGTGCGTATCGTCCAAATTCAATGGGCATTATCGAAAAACTGGCTTTTTACGGCTCAAAGTTATGGGAATTCTTATCCGATGACCCGCGTGAAGCCAATACGGAAGGTGGGGTTTTTCCGGCCATCTTTGGTACGGTTATGATGGTACTGCTGATGACGGTATTGGTGACGCCGTTTGGTGTTGTGGCGGCGGTTTATCTTCGTGAATACGCTTCTCAGGGTGTGTTAACTCGGGTTATTCGTATCGCAGTAAACAATCTAGCGGGTGTGCCTTCTATCGTATACGGTGTGTTTGGTCTCGGTTTCTTTATTTACTTTATGGGGTCATCGATTGACCAAGCCTTCTTCCCAGAAGCGCTACCTTCGCCAACGTTTGGTACGGGTGGTCTTATGTGGGCATCGATTACGTTGGCTTTATTAACCGTCCCTGTAGTCATAGTAGCAACTGAGGAAGGCTTATCTCGTATTCCTCGTAATGTGCGTGAAGGCAGTTTGGCTCTTGGTGCAACGAAAGCAGAAACGTTATGGCGTGTGGTGTTGCCTATGGCCAGCCCTGCGATTATGACCGGTGTGATTCTTGCTGTGGCGCGCGCGGCTGGGGAAGTGGCTCCTCTCATGCTGGTTGGTGTTGTGAAATTAGCGCCATCTTTGCCTTTAGACGGTAATTACCCTTTTATCCATTTGGATCAAAAATTCATGCATTTAGGTTTCCATATTTACGATGTTGGTTTCCAAAGCCCAAATGTTGAAGCGGCGCGACCATTAGTTTATGCAACGGCACTCTTGTTGGTTATTGTTATTGCATTACTGAATTTTTCGGCGGTTACCATTCGTAACCATCTACGTGAAAAATACAAATCGCTAGAAATGTAA
- a CDS encoding ABC transporter permease subunit, with product MSKLTDRNIPELDFNTPALLRHRKVRALKDRSATVGIAIGGCSVILAVLLICFYLLYEVMPLFSGAEVEKRAAYDLPAKEQGVSVYLTTEEQTEVGMRVSETGQIIFFSTADGSVIEQVDNPIDAKVTAFAVESDTSFLLGFGYEDGRVLLVKHKYIISYPDGTRHIRPVVEYPYGTDGISAGDFAIRKLALRDSDDKLTIASLGDSKSAITKLDKDVNFITEEVELTETTQSLPFVPNTAEMLISGDQRYLYVASIQGSLTEFDLRDFDDISLKAQFELTKGDAQVVSMTYLLGQSSIMVADTSGRVSQWFNVRNDDNEEILTFIRDVKQPVSIENIAMEHRRKGFATLDDRGVIAVYNATSERQVINERLSDETAHLIAFSPRANALLIEDSRGIQVYHVDNEHPEVSWSSIWSQVWYEGYQEPTYTWQSSAANNDFEPKYSLMPLAFGTLKAAFYAMLMAVPLAICGAIYTAYFMAPKLRRKVKPVIELMEALPTVILGFLAGLFFAPFLEENLAAAFSILIILPVGILAFAYIWSRLPTQIRWLLPDGWQPLILIPVVVFLGWFCVAMSPVIELNFFDGNIRSWITNDLGITFDQRNALVVGFAMGFAVIPTIFSITEDAIFSVPKALTQGSLALGATYWQTMTRVVLPTASPGIFSAVMIGMGRAVGETMIVLMATGNTPIMDFNIFEGMRTLAANLAVEVPESEVDSSHYRILFLAAFVLFIFTFVVNTIAETVRQHLRKKYGSL from the coding sequence ATGAGTAAATTAACTGACCGTAATATTCCGGAGTTGGATTTCAATACGCCTGCTTTGCTACGTCATAGGAAGGTTCGAGCGCTAAAAGATCGATCAGCAACGGTTGGCATTGCCATCGGTGGTTGTAGTGTTATTTTGGCGGTTCTCTTGATCTGTTTCTATTTGCTTTATGAAGTAATGCCTTTGTTTTCTGGGGCAGAAGTAGAGAAAAGAGCGGCTTACGATTTGCCAGCCAAAGAGCAAGGTGTAAGTGTCTATCTGACAACAGAAGAGCAAACCGAAGTCGGTATGCGTGTTTCTGAAACAGGACAGATAATCTTCTTTTCTACTGCAGATGGTTCGGTCATTGAGCAAGTAGATAACCCAATAGATGCAAAAGTGACGGCGTTTGCTGTTGAATCGGATACGAGCTTTCTTTTAGGTTTTGGTTATGAAGATGGGCGTGTTTTATTAGTAAAACATAAGTACATTATTTCGTATCCAGACGGTACTCGTCATATTCGCCCTGTTGTTGAATACCCTTACGGTACGGATGGAATATCAGCGGGCGACTTTGCTATTCGTAAATTGGCACTGCGTGACAGTGACGATAAGTTAACCATAGCCAGTTTAGGCGACTCCAAGAGTGCGATTACTAAACTGGATAAAGACGTTAACTTTATCACTGAAGAGGTTGAACTAACGGAAACTACTCAATCACTGCCTTTCGTACCAAACACGGCGGAAATGTTAATTAGTGGTGATCAACGTTATTTATACGTCGCATCGATACAAGGTTCTTTGACCGAATTTGATCTACGAGATTTTGATGACATTAGCTTAAAAGCGCAATTTGAGTTAACCAAAGGGGATGCTCAAGTTGTGTCAATGACGTACTTACTTGGACAATCTTCCATTATGGTGGCGGATACATCAGGTCGAGTCAGTCAATGGTTTAATGTTCGTAATGATGATAACGAAGAAATACTTACTTTTATACGTGATGTGAAGCAGCCTGTTTCCATTGAAAACATTGCTATGGAGCATCGTCGTAAAGGCTTTGCGACCTTGGATGATCGTGGTGTGATTGCGGTCTACAATGCAACGTCAGAAAGACAAGTCATTAATGAACGTTTGAGTGATGAAACCGCTCATCTAATTGCCTTTTCCCCACGTGCTAATGCGCTTTTAATTGAGGACAGTCGTGGTATTCAAGTGTACCACGTTGACAATGAGCACCCAGAAGTCTCTTGGTCTTCAATATGGAGTCAAGTGTGGTACGAAGGGTATCAAGAGCCAACTTATACTTGGCAGTCTTCCGCGGCAAATAACGACTTTGAACCAAAATACAGCTTAATGCCTCTCGCATTTGGTACGCTTAAAGCCGCTTTTTACGCCATGTTGATGGCGGTGCCTTTAGCCATTTGTGGAGCGATTTATACGGCGTATTTCATGGCGCCAAAATTGCGTCGTAAAGTGAAGCCAGTCATCGAGTTAATGGAAGCATTACCTACTGTTATTTTAGGTTTCTTAGCGGGCTTGTTCTTTGCCCCTTTCCTAGAAGAAAACTTAGCGGCCGCTTTTAGTATCTTGATTATCCTACCTGTTGGAATTTTAGCATTTGCCTATATCTGGTCGCGTTTGCCGACTCAGATTCGTTGGTTATTACCTGATGGTTGGCAGCCGTTGATTCTGATACCTGTCGTGGTCTTTTTGGGTTGGTTCTGTGTGGCCATGAGTCCCGTCATTGAGCTGAACTTCTTCGACGGTAATATTCGTTCCTGGATCACGAATGACCTAGGGATTACCTTTGACCAACGCAATGCTTTAGTGGTTGGTTTTGCAATGGGCTTTGCGGTTATTCCTACCATCTTCTCGATTACCGAAGACGCTATTTTCAGTGTGCCTAAAGCATTAACTCAAGGGTCTTTGGCATTGGGGGCCACTTACTGGCAAACCATGACGCGAGTTGTACTACCAACGGCTAGCCCGGGTATTTTCTCGGCGGTCATGATTGGTATGGGGCGCGCTGTTGGTGAAACCATGATTGTGCTTATGGCAACGGGTAATACACCAATAATGGACTTCAATATCTTTGAGGGAATGCGGACATTGGCCGCCAACTTAGCGGTAGAGGTGCCAGAGTCCGAAGTAGATAGCTCCCATTATCGAATTCTATTTTTAGCCGCGTTCGTTCTGTTTATCTTTACCTTTGTGGTGAACACTATTGCAGAAACAGTGCGTCAGCATTTACGTAAAAAATACGGTTCGCTGTAA
- a CDS encoding PstS family phosphate ABC transporter substrate-binding protein, with product MKNLVVGLTMAAAVGVSANAMADIDPMLPAYAKASGVSGNVSSVGSDTLANLMTLWAEDFKRLYPNVNIQIQAAGSSTAPPALTEGTSNFGPMSRKMKDKEIAAFEKKYGYAPTAIPVAIDALAVFVHKDNPVKGLSLPEVDAIFSSTRKGGHSEDITNWGKAGLTGAWADRDIQLFGRNSVSGTYGYFKSNALFKGDFKNSVNEQPGSASVVQSVSTSLNGIGYSGIGYRTSSVRAVAISKKEDGKYVDASIENASTGAYPLSRFLWVYVNKAPNKPLAPLQREFVKMVLSKTGQEVVVKDGYVPLPAKVANKYLKDLGIN from the coding sequence ATGAAAAATTTAGTTGTAGGTTTAACAATGGCGGCCGCTGTTGGTGTTTCGGCTAACGCAATGGCTGATATTGATCCAATGCTTCCTGCTTACGCTAAAGCAAGTGGCGTTTCTGGTAACGTATCAAGCGTTGGCTCTGACACGTTGGCTAACTTGATGACATTGTGGGCCGAAGATTTTAAACGCCTATATCCTAATGTGAACATTCAAATTCAAGCGGCTGGCTCTTCTACTGCGCCACCAGCGTTAACGGAAGGTACATCTAACTTCGGTCCTATGTCTCGTAAAATGAAAGACAAAGAGATTGCCGCTTTTGAGAAAAAATACGGTTATGCACCTACCGCTATTCCAGTAGCTATCGATGCACTGGCGGTTTTTGTACATAAAGATAACCCAGTTAAAGGTTTGTCTCTGCCTGAAGTTGATGCCATTTTCTCTTCTACTCGTAAGGGTGGCCACAGTGAAGACATTACTAATTGGGGCAAAGCGGGTCTAACTGGCGCTTGGGCTGACCGTGATATTCAATTATTTGGTCGTAACTCGGTATCTGGTACCTACGGTTACTTTAAATCAAATGCACTTTTCAAAGGTGATTTCAAAAACAGTGTTAATGAGCAACCTGGCTCAGCCTCTGTCGTTCAGTCTGTATCGACCTCTTTGAACGGCATTGGTTATTCAGGTATTGGATACAGAACGTCTTCTGTTCGTGCTGTAGCCATTTCTAAGAAAGAAGATGGGAAATATGTTGATGCATCCATCGAGAATGCATCAACAGGCGCATATCCATTGTCTCGTTTCCTATGGGTATATGTAAACAAAGCACCTAACAAACCACTTGCTCCATTACAGCGCGAGTTCGTTAAAATGGTTCTTTCTAAGACGGGTCAAGAAGTTGTGGTAAAAGACGGTTATGTTCCTTTACCAGCGAAAGTAGCTAACAAGTACTTGAAAGATCTTGGTATTAACTAA
- a CDS encoding TRAP transporter small permease subunit, which yields MVNKHVYLAEAISSFTGKCVSWLTLVMMLLTCLIVLLRYGFNIGSIALQESVLYLHALVFMLGAAYTFKDDEHVRVDVFYRTFTARKKAWVNILGGLFFLLPVTLYTGYLSIEYVGASWRVLETSQEPGGLPFIYLLKTLIPLMMVSLIIQGIADIIKNIGVLQSSSNISVDQG from the coding sequence ATGGTTAACAAACACGTCTATTTAGCGGAGGCCATTTCTTCGTTTACAGGGAAATGTGTATCTTGGCTAACACTCGTAATGATGCTGCTTACTTGCTTAATCGTACTTTTAAGGTATGGATTTAATATTGGCTCCATTGCATTACAAGAATCCGTTCTCTATCTTCACGCATTGGTCTTTATGCTCGGTGCCGCTTACACTTTCAAAGATGATGAACATGTTAGAGTGGATGTCTTTTATCGCACTTTCACGGCACGAAAAAAAGCATGGGTAAATATTTTAGGTGGCTTATTCTTCCTATTACCAGTCACCTTATATACTGGCTATTTAAGTATAGAATACGTTGGAGCCTCGTGGCGCGTACTTGAAACCTCTCAAGAACCGGGTGGTTTACCTTTTATTTACTTATTAAAAACACTCATTCCTTTAATGATGGTCAGCTTAATCATTCAGGGCATTGCCGACATAATAAAAAATATTGGTGTCTTGCAGTCTTCTTCTAATATCTCGGTTGATCAAGGATAA
- a CDS encoding TRAP transporter large permease: protein MVELIPIWLFAAVCICLMFGYPVAFSLGGTALIFAGVGSLVGTFDSVFLEALPNRLFGIIRNETLIAVPLFVLMGVLLEKSKLAEKLLESMAMLFGTLRGGLGISVILVGALLAASTGIVGATVVTMGMISLPTMLRRGYDPSLAAGTICATGTLGQIIPPSIALVLLGDVMSNAFQKAQLQMGIFSPKTVSVGDLFVGALIPGLILVVLYIVYVSLVAWLQPHKAPAVSKEELRQGSTESMAIMLIKGLVPPLALIIAVLGSILSGVATPTEASGVGALGAAMLAYISGRLNLATLKEVVHSTTKVTSMVFLILIGASLFSLVFRGFGGEELIHEFFHGLPGGVVSAMIIVMLVMFLLGFILDFIEITFVVVPIVAPVLLAMGLDPVWLGIMMAINLQTSFLTPPFGFALFYLRGVAPKELKTSAIYKGVIPFIGIQIFVLILLTVWPALATWLPSVVYD from the coding sequence ATGGTCGAATTAATCCCAATATGGCTGTTTGCAGCCGTTTGTATTTGTTTGATGTTTGGTTACCCAGTGGCCTTCTCGCTTGGTGGTACGGCCCTTATTTTTGCCGGAGTTGGCAGTCTTGTAGGTACGTTTGACAGTGTGTTCTTGGAAGCCCTACCCAATCGCCTTTTCGGTATCATTAGAAATGAAACGCTGATTGCCGTTCCTCTTTTTGTTTTAATGGGAGTTTTACTCGAAAAGTCCAAACTCGCTGAAAAATTACTAGAGAGTATGGCCATGCTGTTCGGCACGTTACGAGGTGGTCTCGGTATTTCTGTCATTCTAGTCGGCGCATTATTGGCCGCCAGTACCGGGATTGTGGGTGCGACCGTCGTCACGATGGGAATGATTTCTTTACCCACCATGTTACGTCGTGGCTACGATCCTTCCCTTGCTGCAGGAACTATCTGTGCAACCGGCACCTTAGGTCAAATCATTCCACCTTCCATTGCATTGGTTCTGCTTGGCGATGTTATGTCGAATGCGTTTCAAAAAGCACAACTGCAAATGGGCATATTTTCTCCTAAAACAGTCTCGGTTGGAGACCTTTTTGTTGGTGCCTTAATCCCAGGCCTTATTCTGGTTGTGCTGTATATTGTGTATGTCTCTTTGGTCGCATGGCTACAACCTCACAAGGCCCCAGCGGTCTCAAAAGAAGAACTGCGCCAGGGGTCAACCGAATCCATGGCGATTATGTTGATTAAAGGTCTTGTCCCTCCACTAGCACTGATTATAGCGGTTCTAGGATCGATATTATCTGGTGTTGCGACACCCACTGAAGCGTCAGGAGTTGGTGCTCTTGGTGCCGCAATGTTGGCGTACATAAGCGGTAGATTGAACCTAGCGACTCTGAAAGAAGTCGTCCACTCAACCACAAAAGTCACCTCCATGGTGTTCTTAATATTAATCGGAGCCTCTTTATTCTCTTTAGTGTTTCGTGGGTTTGGTGGTGAAGAATTGATTCATGAATTCTTTCATGGCCTTCCAGGTGGTGTTGTTAGTGCCATGATTATCGTCATGCTAGTGATGTTTTTATTGGGCTTTATTCTAGACTTTATTGAGATCACCTTTGTGGTTGTACCTATTGTGGCACCCGTCTTATTGGCCATGGGCTTAGACCCTGTTTGGCTTGGTATTATGATGGCGATTAACCTGCAAACCTCTTTCTTAACGCCACCGTTTGGGTTTGCTTTATTTTATTTACGTGGCGTTGCGCCAAAAGAGCTCAAAACATCAGCCATTTATAAGGGCGTTATCCCTTTTATTGGAATACAAATTTTTGTTTTAATTTTATTGACTGTTTGGCCAGCATTGGCAACTTGGTTACCATCCGTAGTTTATGATTAA
- a CDS encoding NADPH:quinone reductase yields MKAIQIQQYGPASELALEETAIPSISSEQVLVAVKAAGVNPVDTYIRSGTNNYTTTFPHTPGLDGSGEVVEVGENVNGFHVGQRVYFSRNLSGSAAEFAVCIPTHTFPLADALSFEEGACLGIPYTTAHRALLGRANAKTDEKVLVHGATGAVGIAVIQLAKALGMNVVATAGTPEGRTLLEQQGIHTVLDHTQADHLTPYQSLEQGFDVIIEMLANHNLDQDLKALAFGGRVAVVGNRGTVEINPRDLMARDAAVMGVALANIKPAELDLIAKSLYPLLNGGLLKPVVRKVYSLDAISQAHEDVMKSGAQGNLVIKIN; encoded by the coding sequence ATGAAGGCGATTCAAATACAGCAATATGGTCCAGCAAGTGAGTTGGCCTTAGAAGAAACGGCTATTCCGTCTATAAGCTCCGAGCAAGTTCTTGTGGCAGTTAAAGCGGCAGGCGTAAATCCTGTTGATACCTATATTCGCTCAGGCACCAATAATTATACAACAACCTTCCCCCACACCCCTGGTTTAGACGGATCAGGAGAGGTCGTAGAAGTTGGGGAGAATGTTAACGGCTTCCATGTTGGTCAACGCGTTTATTTTAGTCGTAACCTCTCAGGGTCGGCCGCTGAATTTGCCGTTTGCATTCCGACACACACTTTTCCTTTAGCGGATGCATTAAGCTTTGAAGAAGGCGCCTGTCTAGGCATTCCTTATACAACAGCGCATCGTGCATTATTAGGCCGAGCAAACGCCAAAACAGATGAGAAGGTATTAGTTCATGGCGCCACTGGTGCTGTAGGTATAGCCGTTATTCAATTAGCTAAAGCCTTAGGTATGAATGTGGTGGCTACCGCAGGCACGCCGGAAGGCCGTACATTATTAGAACAACAAGGAATACATACTGTACTTGATCATACCCAAGCAGATCATTTAACGCCCTATCAATCTTTAGAGCAAGGCTTTGATGTTATTATTGAAATGTTGGCCAATCATAACCTTGACCAAGATCTAAAAGCACTAGCTTTCGGTGGCCGAGTCGCTGTTGTAGGTAACCGAGGAACAGTGGAAATCAATCCTAGGGATTTAATGGCAAGAGATGCGGCTGTCATGGGTGTAGCCTTAGCAAACATTAAGCCAGCGGAGCTTGATTTAATCGCAAAATCACTCTATCCATTGTTGAATGGCGGTCTTCTTAAGCCTGTTGTGCGCAAAGTCTACTCATTAGATGCCATCTCACAAGCCCATGAAGATGTGATGAAGTCGGGCGCTCAGGGAAATTTGGTTATTAAAATAAATTAA
- a CDS encoding putative quinol monooxygenase, translating into MSVTVVVTFNVKPDLVKPFIELLESNQIHMIQAGALSVVLLKGLEKSNRIVEIEKWESIEDHKNFGKVLLTLPHFKHLDEYLLDPYKVMYLDTLSRKDAF; encoded by the coding sequence ATGAGTGTCACTGTTGTTGTTACCTTTAATGTTAAACCAGATTTAGTGAAGCCTTTTATTGAACTATTAGAATCCAATCAAATCCATATGATTCAAGCTGGGGCTCTGAGTGTCGTGCTACTAAAAGGCCTAGAGAAAAGTAATCGTATCGTCGAAATAGAAAAGTGGGAGAGTATTGAAGACCATAAAAATTTTGGTAAAGTGCTACTAACTTTACCGCATTTTAAGCATCTTGATGAATACCTTTTAGACCCCTATAAAGTAATGTATTTAGACACACTAAGTAGAAAAGACGCATTCTAA
- a CDS encoding AraC family transcriptional regulator, translating into MNALNPTDIVSLPSQASTHEHDYHQLVIVLDGNTDFDINGHDKQLQVGQGCLVPSSEYHAFQGLGANRVMLVNLPAPTNKAITEEEYEAVSQLFDQAAFFRLNPRLQVLASALSGELQQYPEDKMLARACGNTLLSAIRHQLNDTKVARPKGNKLNIDQLDQFIELNLSRKVHINQLANFCFLSVSQFHERFKEKTGITPHQYLMKKRLERAQTLLIEGFTPILVAEMCGFSSQSAMTSLFTQMLGTTPIKFQKQWR; encoded by the coding sequence GTGAACGCCTTGAACCCAACTGATATTGTTAGTTTACCCAGCCAAGCCAGTACTCATGAGCATGACTATCATCAGCTCGTGATTGTATTGGACGGCAATACAGACTTTGATATCAATGGCCATGACAAACAATTACAAGTAGGCCAAGGCTGCCTGGTTCCATCCTCTGAATACCATGCATTTCAAGGCCTAGGGGCCAACAGAGTAATGTTGGTTAATCTTCCCGCTCCGACGAATAAAGCCATTACTGAAGAAGAGTACGAAGCCGTATCCCAGCTTTTTGATCAAGCGGCTTTTTTTCGCTTAAACCCTAGGCTGCAAGTACTCGCTTCCGCATTAAGTGGTGAATTACAACAGTACCCTGAAGACAAGATGCTGGCGCGAGCATGTGGTAATACATTATTAAGTGCCATCCGCCACCAGCTCAATGACACCAAAGTCGCTCGGCCAAAAGGCAATAAACTGAACATTGATCAACTTGACCAATTCATTGAACTTAATTTGTCTCGCAAAGTACATATTAATCAGTTAGCGAATTTCTGTTTTTTAAGCGTCAGCCAGTTCCATGAACGCTTTAAGGAAAAAACAGGCATTACGCCCCATCAATATTTAATGAAGAAACGTTTAGAGCGAGCTCAAACACTCTTAATAGAAGGCTTTACACCAATACTTGTCGCTGAAATGTGTGGTTTTTCCAGTCAAAGTGCCATGACGAGCCTATTCACCCAAATGCTAGGCACAACGCCTATAAAATTTCAGAAACAGTGGCGATAA